In Carboxydocella sporoproducens DSM 16521, the following are encoded in one genomic region:
- the metX gene encoding homoserine O-acetyltransferase MetX — MVLVIPQKYSFSNFRLESGANLPLVDIVYETYGTLSRAKDNVVIVCHALTGSAHAAGYHSPQEKMPGWWDPLIGPGKVLDTNRFFIICLNILGSCYGSTGPASPHPDDGTPYAMRFPVITIRDMVRAHFQVIKHLGIEKIRLVIGGSLGGMQALEWALLYPDMVENLICIAAPARLYPQAIAFNEVGRQAIMSDPEWRQGNYYPGKGPVNGLAIARMLGTITYRSDLSMNLRFGRKSAPLPPNGYYSFDQKFEVETYLHYHGQALVQRFDANSYLYLTKAMDYHDISFNRGKYEEIFADIKAKTLVIGIDTDILFPTYQQQEIVKNMVKYYRPAYYREITSPHGHDAFLIEYKQLGKIINEFIAEVAP, encoded by the coding sequence ATGGTGCTGGTGATACCGCAAAAATATAGTTTTAGCAATTTTCGACTGGAATCAGGGGCAAATTTGCCATTAGTTGATATAGTATATGAAACATATGGAACACTGTCAAGGGCCAAGGATAATGTTGTCATTGTTTGCCATGCCCTGACCGGCAGTGCCCATGCAGCCGGTTATCACTCTCCTCAGGAAAAAATGCCTGGTTGGTGGGATCCGCTAATTGGCCCTGGCAAAGTACTGGATACGAATCGCTTTTTTATAATCTGTTTGAATATCTTAGGTAGCTGTTATGGTAGTACCGGGCCCGCATCACCACATCCTGATGATGGAACACCCTATGCAATGCGGTTCCCCGTAATTACCATACGAGATATGGTCAGAGCCCATTTTCAAGTTATTAAACATCTGGGAATTGAGAAAATCAGACTGGTAATCGGCGGCTCTCTTGGCGGAATGCAAGCTTTAGAATGGGCCTTGCTCTACCCGGATATGGTAGAAAACCTGATTTGTATAGCAGCACCTGCCCGTCTTTATCCACAGGCAATTGCTTTTAATGAGGTAGGCAGACAAGCAATAATGTCAGATCCAGAGTGGAGACAGGGCAATTATTATCCCGGCAAAGGACCTGTTAATGGTCTGGCGATTGCCAGGATGCTTGGAACCATTACTTATAGAAGTGATTTATCTATGAATCTGCGTTTTGGCCGCAAATCAGCTCCATTACCACCCAATGGCTATTACAGTTTTGACCAGAAATTTGAAGTGGAGACCTATTTACATTATCACGGCCAGGCGTTGGTACAGCGTTTTGATGCTAATTCCTATCTTTATCTGACCAAAGCAATGGATTACCATGATATCTCCTTTAACCGAGGCAAATATGAAGAAATATTTGCCGACATTAAGGCTAAAACTCTTGTGATTGGAATCGATACAGACATTTTATTTCCCACTTATCAACAACAAGAGATAGTAAAAAACATGGTCAAATATTACAGGCCGGCATACTATCGCGAAATAACCAGTCCGCATGGTCATGATGCTTTTTTAATTGAATACAAGCAGTTAGGGAAAATTATAAATGAATTTATTGCTGAGGTGGCTCCATGA
- a CDS encoding 1,4-alpha-glucan branching protein domain-containing protein: MKKAFFVLHGHLPWVLHFHNKNYEKTWVFEITAECHLRLIEILQWVNRGKVSYSVSPPLLSMWLSDYFKNEFNDYLLKQIYIAEQEYKRNKGTDYDNVSAFYLEFWQNRYNFWQKIDRDIVQALLYLKHNGRIELLTSAASHPILPLLPSNQWINLQIKAAKELFSRVFSFDPKSFWLPECAVSEELLPILEDNGIENIFISEHAANNPASSIFRKGKVNIFLRDMATAERVWSRECGYPGHPFYREYYRDIGWDMPLEQIREYLRPWEFHRFTGFKYFSITDKNNPRKEIYKYDRALAITNQQALEFINFLNQYPKDNIVCVYDAELFGHWWFEGPEWLAKILSLSESIDFTAPEAYHSNFVEKIEVTDKVCSCSWGEKGYFDVWVNEKNEWMYQDLISISHIVERQIDYLSSDEKELLLRLILLLQASDWPFMVYYNSAKDYAHYRYNTYKNDIHSLLENKSLTTDQKEILSFLPGISLINLWQGSKFVISRPTVLLLAWEFPPMTVGGLATHVFYLSKYLQDFLDVHVITRGSKNTIEKNGNVIIHRIALPSYEGQDFINWILLLNLEFTKYIINNFLFNTSQVIIHAHDWLVGLTGITLQERQVGRLIATIHATEHGRQGGIYNEVQALIHHQEASLVKNASEVIACSNYMKQEITTLFGNEAKINVIPNGIEVMTVGLNREQRSVPKKFILFFGRLVPEKGVQTLIDAFAQIQAEYPDYYLLIGGKGYYEETLKSKAGNSKASGKIIFLGFLDNQTRDFLLDRADIVCFPSLYEPFGIVALEAMASGKPVIAGKTGGLSEIIDHGVNGLLFVPGNVEDLIAQLRTFLNNPDFAARCGENAKSNVLQNYSWKNIAWKTYEIYKKHLREENFNEKNTNPY; encoded by the coding sequence TTGAAGAAAGCTTTTTTTGTTTTACATGGTCATTTACCCTGGGTTTTACATTTTCACAATAAAAATTATGAAAAAACCTGGGTTTTTGAAATTACTGCGGAATGCCATTTGCGGTTAATTGAAATTTTACAATGGGTAAATAGGGGAAAAGTTTCCTACTCCGTAAGTCCACCTTTGTTATCCATGTGGCTAAGTGATTATTTTAAAAACGAATTTAACGATTATTTACTAAAGCAAATTTACATAGCTGAACAAGAATACAAGAGAAATAAAGGTACTGATTATGATAATGTTAGTGCGTTTTATCTGGAGTTCTGGCAAAACAGATATAATTTCTGGCAAAAAATTGACAGGGATATTGTTCAAGCTCTCCTGTATCTGAAACACAATGGTAGAATTGAACTCCTAACCTCTGCAGCCTCTCATCCCATCCTGCCTTTACTACCATCAAACCAGTGGATTAATCTTCAAATAAAAGCAGCAAAAGAATTATTTTCTCGGGTGTTTAGTTTTGACCCAAAGTCCTTCTGGTTACCAGAATGTGCAGTAAGCGAAGAATTATTGCCAATTTTGGAAGATAACGGGATTGAGAACATTTTTATTTCTGAACATGCTGCTAATAATCCTGCAAGTTCAATTTTCCGTAAAGGTAAAGTCAATATTTTTCTACGAGACATGGCTACGGCAGAACGGGTTTGGAGCAGAGAATGTGGATACCCCGGTCACCCTTTTTATAGGGAGTATTATCGGGACATAGGCTGGGATATGCCATTAGAACAAATTCGCGAATATCTAAGACCATGGGAATTCCACCGATTTACTGGTTTTAAGTATTTTAGTATCACAGATAAAAACAACCCAAGGAAAGAGATTTATAAATACGATAGAGCTTTGGCTATTACAAATCAACAAGCTTTAGAGTTTATAAACTTTCTAAACCAATATCCCAAAGATAATATTGTTTGTGTTTATGACGCCGAACTCTTTGGCCATTGGTGGTTTGAAGGCCCTGAATGGTTAGCTAAGATTCTATCCCTTTCAGAATCTATCGATTTTACAGCCCCGGAAGCATATCATAGTAATTTTGTTGAAAAAATTGAAGTCACAGATAAAGTCTGTTCCTGTTCCTGGGGTGAAAAAGGGTATTTTGATGTTTGGGTAAATGAAAAAAATGAGTGGATGTATCAAGATTTGATTAGTATCAGCCATATAGTAGAAAGACAAATAGACTATCTTTCCTCAGATGAGAAAGAACTTTTACTTAGACTTATATTGTTATTACAGGCAAGTGATTGGCCTTTCATGGTTTACTATAATTCCGCCAAAGATTATGCCCATTACCGTTACAATACCTACAAAAATGACATTCATTCATTACTTGAAAATAAATCTTTAACTACCGATCAAAAAGAAATCTTATCGTTTTTGCCTGGTATTAGCTTGATAAATCTTTGGCAAGGTTCTAAATTTGTAATTTCCCGTCCCACAGTATTATTATTGGCCTGGGAGTTTCCTCCTATGACTGTCGGCGGACTTGCTACTCATGTCTTTTATTTATCAAAATATTTACAGGATTTTTTGGATGTGCACGTCATCACTCGCGGAAGCAAAAATACAATAGAAAAAAATGGCAATGTCATCATTCATCGTATTGCCTTACCTTCATATGAGGGCCAGGATTTTATCAACTGGATTTTATTGCTAAACCTTGAATTCACTAAATATATTATAAACAATTTTTTATTCAATACTAGTCAGGTTATAATACACGCTCATGACTGGCTTGTAGGCTTAACTGGAATTACCCTCCAGGAAAGACAAGTAGGTCGTTTGATTGCTACTATTCATGCTACCGAACATGGCAGGCAGGGAGGTATTTATAATGAGGTTCAGGCATTAATTCATCATCAGGAAGCCTCTCTGGTAAAAAATGCTTCCGAGGTTATTGCCTGCAGTAATTACATGAAACAGGAAATTACTACCCTGTTTGGAAACGAGGCGAAAATTAATGTCATTCCAAATGGTATTGAAGTTATGACCGTAGGTTTGAATAGAGAGCAAAGGTCAGTGCCGAAAAAATTCATCCTTTTCTTCGGTCGCTTGGTCCCGGAAAAAGGAGTTCAAACCTTAATAGATGCTTTTGCACAAATTCAAGCTGAATATCCTGACTATTATCTTTTGATCGGAGGTAAAGGCTATTATGAGGAAACTCTAAAAAGTAAAGCCGGCAATTCAAAGGCCAGTGGAAAAATCATTTTCCTTGGGTTTTTAGATAATCAGACCCGTGACTTTCTATTAGACAGAGCAGATATAGTTTGTTTTCCCAGTCTCTATGAGCCTTTCGGAATAGTGGCTTTAGAAGCCATGGCTAGCGGCAAGCCAGTGATAGCAGGAAAAACAGGAGGTCTTAGCGAAATAATAGATCATGGAGTTAATGGCTTATTGTTTGTTCCAGGTAATGTTGAAGATTTAATAGCCCAGCTACGAACTTTTTTAAACAACCCTGACTTTGCCGCTCGATGTGGGGAGAATGCCAAATCTAATGTTCTTCAGAATTATAGCTGGAAAAATATTGCCTGGAAAACCTATGAAATCTATAAAAAACATTTGAGAGAGGAGAATTTTAATGAAAAAAATACTAATCCCTATTGA
- a CDS encoding cobyrinate a,c-diamide synthase: MVRALMIGAPYSGSGKTTLVAGLLHALVQQGYQVQSFKVGPDYIDPSYHSLITGRPCRNLDLFLMNEEAVKASFFHNSRGADFSIIEGVMGLFDGMSYSDFGSTAHIARILSIPVLLVWPCRGLAHTIIPLLKGLSSYDPELNIAGIILNQVNSEQHFQQMKELIEAETRIKVIGSIGKKKEFQLNERHLGLVPAVENQDYLARTAKVGEYLRKHLDWETLFSVFGKCNEEVLKFPEAGIDFSDLIIAYAFDEAFNFYYQDALDLLTKWGVKLVKTSPLHDEHLPENIDGLIIGGGFPELFIELLKENRNYIASLIAHHQAGMPIYAECGGYMYLAMVNIIPASVVMQERLVALGYYQGITLNDSIIGPVNTLVKGHQFHYSELIPLDKQYPWAASLHKPNRHSTAVLDGYAQNNIFASYLHIHWGGQPDIAYNFLSSCLNWQRRRVK, from the coding sequence ATGGTTAGGGCATTGATGATCGGAGCACCATATAGTGGAAGTGGAAAAACTACTTTGGTTGCCGGTCTCCTTCATGCCCTTGTACAACAGGGGTATCAGGTACAATCTTTTAAAGTTGGCCCAGACTATATTGATCCCAGTTACCATTCTTTAATAACTGGCCGACCCTGTCGTAACCTTGATTTGTTTTTAATGAACGAAGAAGCGGTTAAGGCTTCTTTTTTTCATAATTCCCGTGGTGCAGATTTTAGTATAATTGAAGGTGTGATGGGGCTTTTTGACGGCATGAGCTACAGCGATTTTGGTTCAACAGCTCATATTGCCAGAATATTATCCATTCCGGTCCTGCTCGTTTGGCCATGTCGAGGATTGGCCCATACAATTATCCCACTGTTAAAAGGTCTTAGCAGCTACGATCCTGAATTAAATATTGCAGGAATAATATTAAACCAGGTAAATTCGGAACAGCATTTTCAACAAATGAAAGAGTTAATTGAAGCTGAAACCAGGATTAAAGTTATCGGAAGTATCGGGAAAAAAAAGGAATTCCAGCTAAATGAACGCCATTTAGGTTTGGTTCCTGCTGTAGAAAATCAGGATTATCTTGCAAGGACCGCAAAGGTAGGAGAATATTTGCGAAAACATCTGGATTGGGAAACTCTTTTTAGTGTTTTTGGGAAATGTAATGAAGAAGTGCTCAAATTTCCCGAGGCCGGTATCGATTTTTCCGATTTAATCATTGCGTATGCTTTCGATGAAGCTTTTAATTTTTATTATCAGGATGCCCTGGATTTGTTGACCAAATGGGGAGTAAAGCTGGTAAAAACCAGCCCGTTACATGATGAACATTTACCAGAAAATATTGATGGTTTAATTATCGGAGGAGGATTTCCAGAACTCTTTATCGAATTATTAAAAGAAAATAGGAATTATATTGCATCTTTAATCGCTCATCATCAGGCTGGAATGCCTATTTACGCTGAGTGCGGCGGTTATATGTACCTGGCCATGGTGAATATTATTCCTGCTAGTGTTGTAATGCAAGAGAGACTAGTAGCTTTGGGATATTATCAGGGTATAACCCTTAATGATAGTATTATTGGTCCAGTTAATACATTAGTCAAGGGACATCAATTCCATTATTCTGAACTAATTCCCTTGGATAAACAATATCCCTGGGCAGCCTCCCTCCATAAACCCAATCGGCATTCCACTGCAGTCCTGGATGGCTATGCTCAAAACAATATTTTTGCTTCTTATCTACATATTCACTGGGGTGGCCAGCCTGATATTGCCTATAACTTTTTATCCAGCTGTTTAAATTGGCAGAGGAGAAGGGTAAAGTGA
- the cobK gene encoding precorrin-6A reductase, which translates to MILILGGTTEAKEAAVWLKKNTVPFVVTTTTELGRKQLLSEGIENILVTKLNEITFTELIHKLKVNMILDATHPFAEQIHQLAIDIARKMNLPYLRYQRQDVELNNNNPYIIVCHNWEEAIKQASKFNCILLTIGVKRLNEWVNHPLLQTKKLYARVLPVPESISTALDAGFSPQNLFAMYGPVPAAIDLSIIRSYKIDVMVTKESGYNGGLQNKIQAVTEAGIHLILIKKPQLNLTIITDLNELKSVIEKGDINPCKE; encoded by the coding sequence GTGATTTTAATTTTAGGTGGAACTACTGAGGCTAAAGAAGCCGCCGTTTGGCTAAAAAAAAATACGGTACCTTTTGTTGTTACTACTACTACCGAGCTAGGAAGAAAACAATTGCTTTCTGAAGGTATTGAAAATATTCTCGTAACTAAATTAAATGAAATAACCTTTACGGAGCTAATTCACAAACTTAAAGTCAACATGATCCTGGATGCAACCCACCCCTTTGCAGAACAAATCCATCAATTGGCAATAGACATCGCAAGAAAAATGAACCTTCCTTACTTGCGTTACCAGCGCCAAGATGTGGAGCTGAACAACAATAATCCATATATTATTGTTTGCCATAACTGGGAAGAAGCCATCAAACAAGCCAGTAAATTTAATTGCATTCTCCTGACTATCGGTGTCAAGAGACTGAATGAGTGGGTCAATCATCCCTTATTACAAACGAAGAAACTTTACGCCAGGGTACTCCCTGTACCTGAATCGATAAGTACAGCTCTGGATGCAGGTTTTTCTCCGCAAAATCTCTTCGCTATGTATGGCCCTGTCCCGGCAGCAATAGATTTGAGTATAATCAGGAGCTATAAAATTGATGTAATGGTAACTAAGGAAAGTGGTTATAATGGCGGTTTGCAAAATAAAATTCAGGCTGTGACAGAAGCTGGCATTCACCTTATCCTTATAAAAAAGCCACAACTTAATTTAACTATAATAACTGATTTAAATGAACTAAAAAGTGTAATTGAGAAAGGAGATATTAACCCATGCAAGGAGTAA
- a CDS encoding sirohydrochlorin chelatase, which produces MQGVIVLGHGSRAVANDANMLLYDVVDLFKKISGKELVVPAWMNRESGLTGLQQAIDHLVEKGVTSIVIAPWFLTNGLHIKEDIPEEIKHAQSRYPFLTIKLAKPLGLDRRLVEVLAERIAEAE; this is translated from the coding sequence ATGCAAGGAGTAATAGTTTTAGGACATGGCAGTAGAGCAGTGGCTAATGATGCCAACATGCTTTTGTACGACGTAGTTGATTTATTTAAGAAGATTTCCGGTAAAGAATTGGTAGTCCCGGCCTGGATGAATCGTGAATCTGGCTTAACAGGTCTGCAGCAGGCCATTGACCACCTGGTAGAAAAAGGTGTAACTTCTATCGTCATTGCCCCCTGGTTTTTAACTAACGGTCTGCATATTAAAGAAGATATTCCCGAAGAAATTAAACATGCTCAAAGCAGATATCCCTTTCTAACCATAAAATTGGCTAAACCATTAGGGTTAGATCGGCGTTTAGTGGAAGTACTGGCAGAAAGGATTGCTGAAGCAGAATGA
- a CDS encoding universal stress protein, whose product MKKILIPIDGSEHAQKAALWVKNFFKDFKNVSVTFLHVSDLPKELMPHSYMMESIIEPTLIEEIINEKKEQAFKSVAGVFEDTEIKTEYVNKVGNPAEVIAQVAATENFDLVVIGSRGLGEIKGILLGSVSDRVAHICKRPVLIVK is encoded by the coding sequence ATGAAAAAAATACTAATCCCTATTGATGGTTCAGAACATGCTCAGAAAGCCGCACTATGGGTAAAGAATTTTTTTAAGGATTTCAAAAATGTATCAGTTACTTTTTTACACGTTTCAGATTTACCCAAAGAATTAATGCCTCATAGTTATATGATGGAATCAATTATAGAACCCACTTTAATTGAAGAGATTATCAATGAAAAAAAGGAGCAAGCTTTTAAGAGTGTTGCCGGTGTTTTTGAAGATACAGAAATAAAGACAGAATATGTAAACAAGGTAGGCAATCCCGCTGAAGTTATTGCCCAGGTAGCAGCTACAGAAAATTTTGACCTGGTTGTAATTGGAAGCAGAGGTTTGGGAGAAATAAAGGGAATACTTCTGGGAAGTGTTTCAGACCGCGTAGCTCATATCTGTAAACGTCCAGTCCTAATCGTTAAGTAG
- a CDS encoding MgtC/SapB family protein — MSLGYFDITLRMVVALIAGAILGYERTKAGKPAGIRTHALVCISSAMLTIISAYGLAEEFQGRNTDPLRLAAQIVSGIGFLGAGVIWKQGFGEIRGLTTATNIWAAAGLGIAAGLGQYYLIFITIVLLRIALKIAYILQKLGIIKYEDNNNKERSQKDDSGV, encoded by the coding sequence GTGAGTTTAGGATATTTTGATATTACATTAAGAATGGTAGTAGCTTTGATTGCTGGAGCAATCCTTGGTTATGAACGAACCAAAGCCGGGAAGCCGGCTGGCATCAGGACTCATGCCCTGGTTTGTATTAGCTCAGCCATGTTGACTATTATTTCTGCATATGGATTGGCTGAAGAGTTTCAAGGTCGCAACACAGACCCACTGCGCTTAGCAGCACAAATTGTATCCGGTATTGGCTTTTTAGGTGCTGGGGTAATATGGAAACAGGGTTTTGGTGAAATCAGGGGATTAACTACAGCTACAAATATTTGGGCTGCAGCAGGTCTAGGAATAGCTGCTGGACTTGGACAATATTATTTAATTTTTATCACCATCGTCTTACTTAGGATTGCCTTAAAAATTGCCTATATCTTACAAAAGCTTGGGATTATTAAATATGAAGATAACAACAATAAGGAGCGTTCCCAGAAAGATGATTCCGGGGTTTAA
- a CDS encoding DUF3786 domain-containing protein yields the protein MSYANIDQTFTLAFENLKAAFHNAKKLETRLWDKNITVDLANGNFQPEIDTVSKILVCHYLGSKSSMPWDGQWLSFKELPDGEIYNIPFQKRTIFPLLKLINDEPSKLIKLKEKLNGEEGTFGDISIILNPFPELYLAYIYWQGDEEFPANANILFSSNFPYYLPTEDCVVLASSAIWQLKSI from the coding sequence ATGAGCTATGCAAATATAGACCAAACTTTTACTCTTGCTTTTGAAAATTTAAAAGCTGCATTTCATAACGCAAAAAAACTCGAGACAAGACTATGGGACAAAAATATTACAGTTGACCTTGCTAATGGAAACTTTCAGCCTGAAATAGATACTGTAAGCAAAATCCTTGTCTGCCATTATCTTGGCAGTAAAAGTAGCATGCCCTGGGATGGGCAATGGTTAAGTTTCAAGGAATTGCCTGATGGTGAAATATATAATATACCCTTTCAAAAACGCACTATCTTTCCTTTACTGAAGCTAATAAATGATGAACCATCCAAATTAATTAAACTTAAAGAAAAGCTAAACGGCGAAGAAGGTACCTTTGGGGATATATCAATTATTTTAAACCCTTTCCCTGAGCTATATTTAGCATATATATACTGGCAGGGAGACGAAGAGTTCCCTGCCAATGCCAATATCCTTTTTTCCAGCAATTTTCCGTACTATCTTCCCACCGAAGATTGTGTCGTTCTGGCTAGCTCAGCAATCTGGCAGCTTAAAAGTATTTAA
- a CDS encoding cob(I)yrinic acid a,c-diamide adenosyltransferase, whose product MKTKPRIIIFTGTGKGKTTGALGYVLPYVNQKTIKIVQFLKGSNYAAEQNLGSKLDNLYFYSFGYGCSQSNLIRSGEGHCKSCGKCFRINRQEPGFVYKAWSFTKKIANDNKTDILILDEFAYVLKYNFLDTTSFLTEISTWPAHLIIILTGRVFPQEILDVSVEVYELIEIKHPFRQGIPSRRGIEY is encoded by the coding sequence GTGAAAACAAAACCCAGAATAATTATTTTTACTGGAACAGGCAAAGGGAAAACAACTGGTGCATTAGGCTATGTCCTGCCATATGTTAATCAAAAGACAATAAAAATTGTTCAATTTTTAAAAGGCAGCAATTATGCTGCTGAGCAAAATTTAGGAAGCAAACTGGATAATTTGTATTTTTATTCTTTTGGATATGGCTGTTCACAAAGCAACTTAATACGTAGCGGAGAAGGTCACTGTAAAAGCTGCGGAAAGTGTTTCAGAATTAATCGACAAGAACCTGGGTTTGTTTATAAGGCTTGGAGTTTCACAAAAAAAATAGCTAATGATAACAAAACGGATATTCTAATACTAGACGAATTTGCATATGTATTGAAATATAATTTTTTAGATACAACCAGTTTTTTAACTGAGATTTCAACTTGGCCAGCTCATTTAATTATTATTTTGACTGGACGGGTATTCCCGCAAGAAATACTGGATGTTTCTGTTGAGGTATACGAGTTAATCGAAATAAAACATCCTTTTCGACAGGGGATACCCTCCCGTCGCGGTATTGAGTATTAG
- a CDS encoding 5' nucleotidase, NT5C type — protein MNIGIDIDGVLADSVTQWLNVMNKYFGQNKKYEELYTYRFEKVYNVTWEEMDRFFRTNQEILLSNLSPIPNSVSAVKKLKIWGHKIYLVTARPRQYQHLTTKWLKEHQVEYDQLIMTDFQCKADYCQELQLKVFIDDSLDNAMAIASRGIKVFLYNAPYNQGHFPDNLQILRKNSWSEILTEVKKMR, from the coding sequence ATGAATATTGGCATTGATATTGATGGTGTCCTCGCAGATTCTGTTACCCAGTGGTTAAATGTCATGAACAAATATTTTGGCCAAAACAAAAAGTATGAAGAACTATATACATACAGATTTGAAAAAGTATATAATGTAACCTGGGAAGAAATGGATCGCTTTTTTCGCACTAATCAGGAAATCCTTCTGTCAAATCTGTCTCCTATACCCAACTCTGTGTCAGCTGTTAAAAAGCTCAAAATCTGGGGACACAAAATTTATTTAGTTACAGCCCGTCCCAGGCAATACCAGCATTTAACCACAAAATGGTTGAAAGAACACCAGGTAGAATACGATCAGTTAATCATGACAGATTTTCAGTGTAAGGCTGATTATTGTCAGGAGTTGCAATTAAAAGTATTCATCGATGACTCATTGGATAATGCCATGGCCATAGCCTCTAGAGGTATTAAAGTCTTTTTGTATAATGCCCCTTATAATCAAGGCCATTTTCCGGACAACCTGCAAATTCTAAGGAAAAATTCCTGGTCTGAGATTCTGACCGAAGTAAAAAAAATGCGGTGA
- the cobJ gene encoding precorrin-3B C(17)-methyltransferase produces the protein MTFSAWEAIKKANYIVGYKTYINLIKDMLTDQQKVVSTGMRGEVERCQTAIRLARAGEIVAVISSGDAGVYGMAGLIYQLLFQDNISLQVTVIPGITASIAAASLLGAPLMHDHCSISLSDLLTPWEVITKRIEAAAQADFVIAFYNPRSRERTEHIEKAREILLKYRPPSTPVGIVKNAFRTDQHITVSNLEEFTNCEIDMLSVVIVGNSQSFIKDGKIITPRGYDL, from the coding sequence AATTAAAGATATGCTTACAGACCAGCAAAAAGTGGTTTCTACCGGTATGAGAGGTGAAGTAGAACGCTGCCAGACAGCGATTCGGCTGGCGCGGGCTGGTGAAATAGTGGCAGTTATTTCCAGTGGAGATGCCGGAGTTTATGGTATGGCAGGTTTAATTTATCAGCTTTTATTTCAGGACAATATATCTTTGCAAGTTACAGTAATACCAGGTATTACAGCTTCCATAGCTGCTGCTTCCCTTCTGGGTGCTCCATTAATGCATGATCACTGCAGTATAAGTTTAAGTGACCTTTTAACACCCTGGGAAGTTATAACTAAACGAATTGAGGCTGCTGCTCAGGCTGATTTTGTTATCGCCTTCTATAACCCCAGGAGTAGAGAGAGAACAGAACACATTGAAAAAGCCAGAGAAATTCTTTTAAAATACCGCCCCCCAAGCACTCCCGTAGGAATTGTTAAAAATGCTTTCCGTACTGATCAACACATTACTGTTTCTAATTTAGAAGAATTTACAAATTGTGAAATTGATATGTTGTCCGTTGTAATAGTGGGAAATAGCCAAAGTTTTATAAAAGATGGCAAAATCATCACCCCACGGGGGTATGACCTGTGA
- a CDS encoding precorrin-8X methylmutase encodes MNNNFFLQQPELIEQKSMEIIENSVDLSNFNEQEKVIARRLIHATGDLGIASEIVIHPQAITTAKACFARKTRIITDVAMVKSGISPAKLSRYDIEVKTLIHDNNVHQLAREKRITRAMAAIELTKTEWAGEIVAIGNAPTALFHLLDLIAKGAPAPALIIGIPVGFVGAAESKEALIAQGQVPFITVRGTKGGSPMAAAAINALLTL; translated from the coding sequence ATGAATAATAACTTTTTTTTACAACAACCGGAATTAATTGAGCAAAAAAGCATGGAAATCATTGAGAATAGTGTTGATTTATCCAATTTTAATGAGCAGGAAAAAGTAATAGCCCGACGCTTAATCCATGCAACCGGTGACCTCGGTATTGCCTCTGAAATTGTTATCCATCCGCAAGCCATAACTACAGCAAAAGCTTGCTTTGCCAGAAAAACACGGATTATTACTGATGTAGCTATGGTAAAATCAGGCATTAGCCCTGCAAAATTGTCTCGCTATGATATTGAAGTAAAAACATTAATTCATGATAACAACGTGCATCAGTTGGCCAGAGAAAAAAGGATCACTCGGGCCATGGCAGCAATTGAACTTACCAAAACAGAGTGGGCAGGAGAAATTGTGGCTATTGGCAATGCGCCCACTGCTCTTTTCCATTTGCTGGATTTAATAGCTAAAGGAGCTCCGGCCCCTGCCTTAATCATTGGAATTCCCGTTGGTTTTGTCGGTGCTGCTGAATCGAAAGAAGCATTGATTGCTCAGGGGCAAGTTCCCTTTATAACTGTTCGAGGGACTAAAGGTGGCAGTCCCATGGCTGCCGCAGCAATAAATGCTTTATTAACCCTGTAA